The Podospora pseudocomata strain CBS 415.72m chromosome 3, whole genome shotgun sequence genome window below encodes:
- a CDS encoding hypothetical protein (EggNog:ENOG503NU7U; antiSMASH:Cluster_1; COG:G; SMCOG1106:major facilitator transporter): MPSSSRTNNISATVAENMTSLSAVIVRPDPDAGLSESERAAVDRKLVRRLDLVLLPWLCFLYLLAFLDRTNIGNAKIDNMANDIIMSNLGYSATLMIFFVAYSAFEPVANVLLKRMRPSIFLPLIMVGWGGCMTAMGLVKNWSGLMAARFFLGVFESGLFPGVNYFISCWYRRDEFALRAALFFSFAALAGSFGGLLAAAISTMDGIGGFAGWRWIFILEGALTIVVAIASFWMVQDFPDTAEFLSEADQERVLRRLDRDKQSSAHHENFKMLYVWQALKDTKTYLAMVVYMGPMMPLYSLSLFLPTIISNLSFTDPSQIIKNQLLSVPPYAVAALVTIVVSVFSDRHRKRGIYNMGLACVGIFGFILLVASSNPIVQYLGAFFWRCRHLC; encoded by the exons ATGCCATCAAGCTCTCGTACGAATAATATATCAGCCACAGTAGCAGAAAACATGACCTCACTATCTGCTGTCATTGTTCGACCGGACCCAGATGCCGGACTGTCCGAATCCGAAAGAGCTGCCGTG GACCGCAAATTGGTCCGTCGCCTagacctcgtcctcctgcCGTGGCTCTGTTTCCTCTACCTTCTTGCCTTTTTGGACCGCACCAACATAGGAAATGCCAAGATTGACAACATGGCGAACGATATTATCATGTCTAACCTCGGTTACAGTGCTACATTGATGATATTTTTTGTGGCATACTCGGCTTTCGAGCCCGTTGCAAATGTTCTGCTCAAGCGGATGCGTCCCTCAATATTCTTGCCCCTGATCAT GGTCGGCTGGGGTGGTTGCATGACCGCCATGGGCCTTGTGAAGAATTGGAGCGGGCTCATGGCAGCTCGATTCTTCTTGGGCGTTTTTGAGTCGGGGTTGTTTCCCGGTGTCAATTACTTCATCTCCTGTTGGTATCGGCGGGATGAGTTTGCTCTACGTGCT gcgcttttcttttcattcgccgccctcgccgggTCGTTTGGCGGTCTCCTCGCGGCGGCAATTTCAACGATGGACGGTATCGGCGGCTTCGCTGGCTGGCGCTGGATCTTCATCCTCGAAGGCGCCCTCACCATTGTTGTTGCCATCGCGTCATTTTGGATGGTGCAGGACTTTCCTGACACGGCAGAGTTTCTCTCGGAAGCCGATCAAGAGCGCGTCCTCCGCAGGCTGGACCGGGACAAGCAAAGCTCGGCCCATCACGAAAACTTCAAGATGCTCTACGTTTGGCAAGCCCTCAAGGACACGAAGACCTACCTTGCTATGGTGGTGTACATGGGCCCCATGATGCCGCTTTATAGTCTCAGTCTGTTCCTCCCTACGATTATCTCGAACCTATCATTTACCGACCCTTCCCAGATCATCAAGAACCAACTGCTCAGCGTCCCTCCTTATGCTGTTGCAGCTTTGGTGACTATTGTGGTCAGCGTGTTCAGCGATAGACACCGCAAACGCGGTATTTACAACATGGGCCTCGCCTGCGttggcatctttggcttcatcctcctcgttgCCTCCTCCAATCCAATTGTTCAGTACCTGGGGGCCTTTTTTTGGCGCTGTCGGCATCTATGCTAG
- a CDS encoding hypothetical protein (COG:S; EggNog:ENOG503NXFE) produces the protein MSKTMPTLELNPHKRIPLLKIKTHHPDHEPQLPISETKSHPTRPTASDLPDPPPSNNTGSIYFIGTATTILSWHGARILTDPNFLHAGDHVHLGPGVTSERLTNPAVDINALPPLDCILLSHYHEDHFDRLVEDSLSRQFPIISTPHAKSCLTSPSKPEPFQNVTALDFFDSLIMPIVQPTSTNSNGKTPQIKVTAMPGKHVPPGPLAVANDLLGAVPPTNGWLLELGYTTSAETAQNTQVGYRIYISGDTLLIDELKQIPQWLHGEKIDLMLVHLGGTTIPGAKMPLLMVTMDGVQGVKLMKMMNPDITIPIHYDDYDVMVSGLDDFKKEVNGAGLQDKVVYLDRGEEYQFQVRGL, from the coding sequence ATGTCAAAGACAATGCCCACTCTGGAACTCAATCCTCACAAACGGATTCCCCTTCTCAAAATCAAAACACACCACCCCGATCATGAGCCACAGCTCCCCATTAGCGAGACAAAGTCTCACCCCACCCGTCCAACAGCCTCCGACCTACCAGAcccccccccatcaaacAACACCGGCAGCATCTACTTCATcggcaccgccaccaccatcctctcctggCACGGCGCCCGCATCCTAACCGATCCCAACTTCCTCCACGCCGGCGACCACGTCCACCTCGGCCCAGGCGTCACCTCGGAACGTCTCACCAATCCCGCAGTAGACATCAAcgccctcccacccctaGATTGCATCCTCCTATCCCACTACCACGAAGACCACTTCGACCGCCTAGTCGAAGACTCCCTCAGCCGCCAattccccatcatctccaccccccacgCCAAATCCTGCCTCACTTCCCCTTCCAAACCAGAGCCCTTCCAGAACGTCACTGCCCTGGACTTTTTCGACTCCCTGATCATGCCCATCGTTCagcccacctccaccaacagcaacggcaAAACCCCTCAAATCAAAGTAACAGCCATGCCAGGGAAACACGTCCCCCCCGGCCCCCTCGCCGTCGCCAACGACCTCCTAGGCGCTGTCCCACCCACCAACGGCTGGCTTCTAGAACTGGGATACACCACCTCAGCCGAAACAGCACAAAACACCCAAGTAGGCTACAGAATCTACATCTCGGGtgacaccctcctcatcgacgAGCTGAAGCAGATCCCACAATGGCTTCACGGAGAAAAGATCGACCTGATGCTTGTCCACCTTGGCGGGACGACGATCCCGGGTGCAAAGATGCCGCTCTTGATGGTGACAATGGATGGGGTGCAAGGGGTGAAACtcatgaagatgatgaatcccgacatcaccatcccaaTTCACTACGATGACTATGACGTGATGGTGTCGGGGCTGGATGACTTCAAAAAGGAGGTCAACGGCGCAGGGTTGCAGGACAAAGTCGTGTATCTGGATAGGGGGGAAGAGTATCAGTTTCAAGTCAGGGGGCTATAA
- a CDS encoding hypothetical protein (COG:O; EggNog:ENOG503P0E1; antiSMASH:Cluster_1): MEVEFPAAVFGNNMTAILKLFDPRHPPTFHVGQRGLLRPHGPHDQFAWEDFVRKDKLKPFLDEITAVENKACGPHDLYRTTLEEFDSETRAYGKLRDLQGECIPSLYAHVFIQAQTADPALAGRPEFSIFGILMEPIRGFIPEKLPDLPASDAPPKELWKTIVQDAVYPANEINKRGVAMLDCRAGNALVKHDTHRVVIHDFAQCQFRNEVEAMYAEQKAEAEKGDEGEDNGGKAHETKAGSSTRKDVFLHTHQIIKEIHPDHHVTRARPGGEMDLLGYAAAGHATAVQDNYNPPGTNDVPVHNVPGFYLDAVRAYKASPKPFDRPGGTLIDKIYFGRWLYTWQDLTFILYKCVVQNTDCGNDLMHYLLAPNDADKVDELGHHLDTDRLLLAAGDWSCTLHNEIYVYDNGDWIKDPLLWQSVQGASWDDVILEPAMKDALMRDVIGFFDTRDVYQDLGLMWKRGIILHGLPGNGKTASIKALINSLEARGKEDGSKRIPSLYVKAFDSSMGGKWSIRYIFEHARKMAPCVLIFEDLDSLVLDEYRSYFLNEVDGLESNEGILMIGSTNHLSKLDPAIAKRPSRFDRKYHFKLPNEETRKRYAEYWRKKLESKPIVADKFEEEITYLIAQLTDGFSFAYIRELFVSSLLALVRGFNPDVVEEDPREDDAGDESSSTAGDGVIVEKPAIVGEGNAGVENTEEQEKTGEKTKKFKPKRVFPVLDIPEYLQDNLLLKIIISQAKILFEEMDRDDDEQKEKEGDGDGAIRRIRVKRGLPAPRMQLVSGTTAASPPADSASANSAPDDSAPDDTDLLRM; encoded by the exons ATGGAGGTCGAGTTTCCCGCGGCCGTGTTTGGCAACAACATGACGGCTATTCTCAAGCTCTTCGATCCCCGACACCCCCCGACGTTTCATGTGGGACAGAGAGGGCTTCTTCGACCCCATGGACCCCATGACCAATTCGCATGGGAAGATTTTGTACGAAAGGACAAACTAAAGCCGTTCCTCGACGAAATTACGGCAGTAGAGAACAAGGCCTGTGGTCCGCATG ACCTGTATCGCACAACATTGGAGGAGTTCGACAGCGAGACACGGGCATATGGAAAGCTCAGGGATCTGCAAGGGGAATGCATTCCAAGCCTTTATGCCCACGTTTTCATCCAGGCGCAAACAGCTGATCCAGCCCTGGCTGGACGACCCGAGTTCAGCATTTTCGGTATTTTAATGGAACCCATCCGAGGCTTCATCCCAGAAAAACTCCCAGATCTTCCTGCCTCCGACGCACCGCCCAAGGAGCTCTGGAAGACGATTGTTCAAGATGCTGTCTACCCAGCAAACGAGATCAATAAGCGAGGTGTGGCCATGCTTGACTGTAGAGCTGGCAACGCCTTGGTAAAACACGACACGCATCGTGTTGTGATTCACGATTTTGCCCAGTGCCAATTCCGCAACGAGGTAGAAGCCATGTATGCAGAGCAGAAGgcagaggccgagaaggGCGACGAAGGGGAAGACAACGGGGGGAAAGCTCATGA GACCAAGGCTGGTAGTTCCACCCGCAAAGACGTCTTCCTCCACACGCACCAAATTATCAAAGAAATCCATCCCGACCACCATGTCACCAGAGCGAGACCAGGAGGCGAGATGGACCTGCTAGGCTATGCAGCCGCAGGTCACGCAACCGCCGTTCAGGACAACTACAACCCCCCCGGGACCAATGACGTGCCAGTCCACAACGTCCCCGGCTTCTACCTTGACGCTGTCCGCGCCTACAAAGCCAGCCCCAAGCCCTTTGACCGACCAGGAGGAACCCTGATTGACAAGATCTATTTCGGCCGCTGGCTCTACACCTGGCAAGACTTGACCTTCATCCTCTACAAATGCGTCGTCCAAAACACCGACTGTGGCAACGATCTCATGCATTACCTCCTCGCTCCCAATGACGCAGACAAGGTAGATGAGCTTGGCCACCACCTCGACACCGACAGGCTTCTTCTCGCAGCAGGCGACTGGTCATGCACTCTCCACAACGAGATATACGTCTACGATAACGGCGACTGGATCAAGGACCCCCTTCTGTGGCAGAGCGTGCAGGGTGCCTCTTGGGACGATGTGATTTTAGAGCCAGCCATGAAAGACGCCTTGATGAGAGACGTTATTGGTTTCTTCGACACGAGAGATGTCTACCAAGACCTCGGGCTCATGTGGAAGAGgggcatcatcctccacggCCTTCCTGGTAACGGAAAGACCGCCTCCATCAAGGCGCTGATCAACTCCCTCGAGGCCAGAGGCAAAGAAGACGGCTCTAAGAGAATTCCAAGCCTGTACGTCAAAGCCTTTGACAGCTCCATGGGCGGAAAGTGGTCCATCCGGTACATTTTCGAGCACGCCAGGAAGATGGCCCCCTGCGTTCTCATCTTTGAGGATTTGGACtcgttggtgttggatgaGTACAGGAGCTACTTCCTGAACGAGGTTGATGGACTCGAGTCCAACGAGGGCATCCTCATGATTGGAAGTACGAACCATTTGTCCAAACTCGATCCTGCAATTGCCAAGAGACCTAGCCGCTTCGACAGGAAGTACCACTTCAAGCTGCCCAACgaggagacgaggaagagatATGCAGAGTactggaggaagaagctggagagcaAGCCGATCGTGGCAGACAAGTTTGAGGAAGAAATTACCTATCTTATCGCCCAGTTGACGGACGGATTCAGCTTCGCCTACATCAGAGAGCTGTTCGTGTCGTCGCTTCTGGCGCTTGTGCGCGGCTTCAATCCTGAcgttgtggaggaggatcccAGGGAAGACGATGCTGGTGATGAGAGCTCCTCGACCGCCGGTGACGGCGTAATTGTTGAGAAACCCGCAATCGTGGGAGAGGGCAATGCCGGGGTGGAAAATaccgaggagcaggagaagactGGCGAAAAGACTAAAAAGTTCAAGCCCAAGCGGGTGTTCCCTGTGCTGGATATTCCCGAGTATCTCCAGGACAACCTGCTGCTTAAGATCATCATATCCCAAGCAAAGATCCTTTTTGAGGAGATGGACCGTGACGATGATGaacagaaagagaaggaaggggacggtgatggtgccaTTCGGAGGATCCGAGTGAAGCGTGGTTTGCCGGCGCCACGGATGCAACTGGTAAGCGGGACCACCGCTGCTAGCCCTCCTGCTGATTCCGCTTCTGCTAATTCCGCTCCTGATGATTCCGCTCCTGATGACACGGATCTCTTGAGGATGTAA
- a CDS encoding hypothetical protein (EggNog:ENOG503Q4Q8; antiSMASH:Cluster_1; COG:S) — MPVIPFFLANTTTLDSVRPLLILTEEQTDLLVTIERALGSVSLAAVTLVFVAFALFRSLRTVPNCFLVCSSVANVFSSVATLMTQDGLRTAIQNGDKGLCNAQGFLFQMFLQSNPWWSFAMAINVLIVFRYDADQGHFKRWWWVYCSICYGGPGISAGILLALGYYGNVRIWCWIDSSHQMLRIYTQYLPVWICILGTLLIYLGLGIHIFRSRNDVDTKFPLRASPEHPPILQPIPRDRKSFLSFSDWPLSPFTSNALFPESPDGTHPLAPMPMTVTRAQSSHTRKSRSIHTRPSRSIRTQHSRYTRAALPTRVASAPSRRSSGYMRAFGLNPRRAPSPPTLSEQDGTLEPRRAEPQSVNGLREIISAFTIDDPVKRSYLLTACLSAFAILATWIPSSIFRVNQILHGDTNFPAYVASTAALSIQGVWNFLIFFLINRRTCVSCVRDRLSTPQQSRMSASLDHGQRSRPLTTVHVKTQTELNRDIIGLAESADIAIETKSIKTLPEVTEIYQNDDILTHPLPSREKDAQGPASTTNLAATMTTPPTAHLKPQPSKRSLRPIGPVLKQKLSSSNMRRDLTVRIPWRSPSRTSNWSLSTTGRNKKDEEGPWEGESSQRSYSWDFLDIGLENRGNLLAAISSRGTPTGSGGSPITLHSRASAVMGHSRGVSSPC, encoded by the exons ATGCCCGTCATCCCGTTTTTTCTAGCAAACACCACGACCCTCGACTCGGTCCGCCCCCTGTTGATTTTGACCGAGGAACAAACCGATCTTTTGGTGACAATCGAGCGGGCGCTGGGGTCTGTCTCTCTGGCTGCCGTCACGCTAGTTTTCGTGGCCTTTGCTTTGTTCCGTTCTCTTCGGACGGTTCCAAATTGCTTTTTGGTGTGCTCGTCAGTCGCGAATGTATTCTCATCGGTGGCTACCCTTATGACTCAGGATGGCCTTAGAACGGCTATTCAGAATGGGGACAAGGGGTTGTGCAACGCGCAGGGATTTCTGTTTCAAAT GTTCTTGCAGTCCAATCCATGGTGGTCGTTTGCTATGGCTATCAACGTGCTGATTGTATTTCGATATGATGCCGACCAGGGACACTTtaagaggtggtggtgggtataCTGCTCGATCTGTTATGGTGGACCAGGAATTTCTGCCGGTATTTTGCTCGCCCTGGGCTACTATGGCAATGTTAGG ATATGGTGTTGGATTGATTCCTCACATCAAATGCTACGGATCTACACCCAGTACCTCCCAGTCTGGATCTGCATCTTGGGCACTCTCCTGATCTACCTAGGTCTTGGGATCCATATATTTCGATCCCGAAACGATGTTGACACGAAGTTTCCTCTGAGAGCAAGCCCCGAAcacccacccatcctccaacccaTACCGCGCGACAGGAAGTCCTTTTTGTCATTTAGCGACTGGCCTCTGTCCCCATTTACTAGTAACGCCCTGTTTCCAGAATCGCCCGACGGTACTCACCCCCTCGCGCCGATGCCTATGACTGTCACTCGTGCGCAGTCTAGCCACACCCGCAAGAGCCGGTCTATACACACCCGCCCAAGCCGATCGATCCGAACCCAACACAGCCGGTATACAAGAGCTGCCCTACCAACCAGGGTAGCCAGTGCACCGTCGAGACGAAGCTCAGGTTACATGCGTGCCTTTGGGCTCAACCCCCGCCgagctccctcccctccaactcttAGTGAGCAAGACGGAACCTTGGAACCTCGAAGGGCGGAACCTCAAAGTGTGAATGGCTTAAGGGAGATCATAAGCGCATTTACCATCGACGACCCAGTCAAGCGGTCATATCTACTGACTGCGTGCCTCTCCGCCTTTGCAATTCTGGCCACATGGATACCAAGCAGCATCTTTCGCGTCAACCAGATTCTCCATGGAGACACAAACTTCCCAGCATACGTAGCCTCTACCGCTGCGTTATCAATCCAAGGGGTCTGGAACTTTctaatcttcttcttgatcaaCAGACGGACCTGCGTATCTTGCGTCAGGGACAGACTTTCCACACCCCAGCAGTCCCGAATGTCGGCCTCCCTCGATCATGGACAGAGATCAAGGCCACTGACGACGGTCCATGTCAAAACACAAACCGAGCTCAACCGCGACATCATTGGGCTGGCCGAGAGCGCGGATATTGCCATCGAGACCAAGAGCATCAAAACCCTTCCTGAGGTCACCGAGATATACCAGAACGATGACATCCTTACCCACCCACTGCCGTCGCGAGAAAAGGACGCACAGGGTCCAGCAAGCACAACCAACCTCGCGGCGACGATGACCACCCCACCCACAGCGCACCTGAAACCGCAACCATCCAAGCGCTCCCTTCGTCCAATCGGCCCAGTGCTCAAACAGAAGCTCTCATCCAGCAACATGAGAAGAGACCTCACGGTTCGAATCCCCTGGCGCAGCCCAAGTAGAACAAGCAACTGGAGCCTCTCAACAACGGGAAGGAACAAGAAAGACGAGGAAGGCCcatgggaaggggagtcCTCCCAGCGAAGCTACAGCTGGGACTTCTTGGACATTGGTCTAGAAAACAGAGGCAACCTTTTGGCTGCTATCAGCAGCAGGGGAACACCGACCGGGAGTGGTGGAAGTCCGATAACGCTTCACAGCAGAGCTAGCGCGGTTATGGGACACAGCAGAGGAGTTTCGTCGCCTTGCTGA
- a CDS encoding hypothetical protein (antiSMASH:Cluster_1), translating into MSPYRACYDNSFRPPSPSSGPTDDEDYEAYLQASPYNNRSYISNKKSVSGGKTTSTTYRSPPLDTYEFERQPYPTPRTQARESPSTSDSDESTPSDSEYDSRRGSYSRDWDSDPPDNRFEEAKRLVFSVLLWVPDTALSVLQYLWELPLRVLRAIRPWALYPLLFALSGVLIYATLRPTIPYIYREIMEDLLTSVPYGRTRDKLWASHEPGVFDNVVAFLWGSRAESEKDRGPEYLKRVESLQGGFVATAQICKQVLVESEEMYHSHDSFKELWRLVYDSDWERGKMAGEELWAVWKRMALETKALIGDFQKRIRLLHTKIKEEDLKLVDLAHQLKQLKALRPSEEELAAGKKSTSPKILRSRPRGTALPTAKVDSEETKKETVELDELGRRRLRDLVVTNLDRTRSWISAARVDLDILMRELEVLLRGLEKATSIVFHIYPERYYHDRVELAIWNRLLTKARESGLSDKSAEDLKELPKHILSAQECIWVMVTTLGKSSEEIELLTNALTSTTRRLAPRWTVDEVVGVYANISQELEESADLLGLSTLP; encoded by the exons ATGTCCCCGTATCGTGCGTGCTACGACAATTCCTTTCGTCCGCCGTCGCCCTCCTCAGGGCCGACCGATGATGAGGACTATGAAGCCTACCTGCAGGCTTCTCCTTACAACAACAGATCGTATATTTCGAACAAAAAATCAGTGTCTGGAGGGAAAACAACGAGTACGACGTACAGAAGCCCTCCGCTGGATACCTATGAGTTTGAAAGACAGCCCTATCCTACACCAAGGACCCAGGCCCGAGAAAGTCCCTCGACGTCCGACTCGGATGAATCAACCCCCTCGGATTCAGAGTATGATTCCAGACGGGGGAGTTACTCTCGAGACTGGGACTCGGACCCGCCCGACAACCGCTTTGAGGAAGCCAAGCGCCTTGTCTTCTCCGTGCTTCTCTGGGTACCAGACACTGCCCTCAGTGTACTGCAGTATTTATGGGAGCTTCCATTACGGGTACTCCGCGCGATCCGTCCTTGGGCCCTGTACCCCCTCCTATTTGCCTTATCAGGTGTATTGATCTATGCGACTTTGAGGCCCACGATTCCTTATATCTATCGAGAGATCATGGAGGATCTTTTGACCTCGGTCCCCTACGGCAGGACACGAGATAAGCTCTGGGCTTCCCACGAACCCGGCGTTTTCGACAACGTGGTGGCTTTTCTATGGGGAAGCAGGGCTGAATCGGAGAAGGACAGAGGGCCGGAATACCTGAAGAGGGTGGAAAGCCTGCAAGGGGGCTTTGTAGCCACGGCCCAAATCTGCAAGCAAGTATTGGTGGAAAGTGAAGAGATGTACCACTCTCACGATTCTTTCAAAGAACTGTGGCGTTTGGTGTACGACTCGGATTGGGAGAGAGGCAAGATGGCTGGCGAGGAGTTGTGGGCAGTCTGGAAAAGGATGGCTTTAGAGACAAAGGC ATTGATTGGTGACTTCCAGAAACGAATACGGCTTTTACACACAAAGATAAAAGAAGAGGACTTGAAACTCGTGGACTTGGCCCACCAGTTGAAGCAGCTGAAAGCTCTGAGGCCttctgaggaggagctggcggccGGGAAGAAATCTACATCGCCAAAGATCCTCCGCTCCAGACCTCGAGGCACAGCTTTACCGACCGCGAAAGTCGATAGTGAGGAGACAAAGAAGGAGACGGTGGAGCTCGACGAGCTAGGAAGACGCCGGTTGCGGGATTTGGTAGTAACGAATCTGGACAGGACGCGATCATGGATTTCGGCCGCGAGGGTCGATCTTGATATTTTGATGAGAGAACTGGAAGTCCTTCTAAGGGGGCTGGAAAAGGCCACCTCCATCGTCTTCCATATATACCCGGAGAGGTATTATCACGACAGGGTGGAGTTGGCTATATGGAACAGGCTTCTCACGAAGGCGCGCGAATCTGGCCTGAGTGACAAATCCGCAGAAGACCTCAAAGAACTGCCCAAACACATATTGAGTGCACAGGAATGTATATGGGTAATGGTCACCACGCTGGGGAAGTCTTCGGAGGAGATTGAGCTGCTGACGAACGCTCTTACTTCGACGACTCGTAGATTGGCACCTAGGTGGACTGTTGATGAAGTTGTGGGCGTGTACGCGAACATCTCCCAAGAACTGGAAGAAAGTGCAGACTTGTTGGGGCTTTCAACCTTGCCATAG
- a CDS encoding hypothetical protein (EggNog:ENOG503P7H4; COG:S) yields MQRTPSSPLLPDYLSYLSRTRHLYVTLPTGSDIEHIMSHQPTVIKEGEWQDGLCGCCSGGHFWMGCCCPCILVNKTHELLENPSNPSPSGCGMWGCAWCGLNFCGGWGWILECLQRGEVRSKHRIEGSGCTDCLVACCCPCCGVIQSHKEVEKRRDAMQGGVPDKMGYQGQAPMRA; encoded by the exons ATGCAAAGAACACCGTCGTCACCGTTGCTACCTGATTACCTCTCGTACTTATCCCGTACACGACATCTCTACGTAACGTTGCCCACCGGATCTGATATCGAACACATCATgtctcaccaacccaccgtCATCAAGGAAGGAGAGTGGCAAGATGGCCTCTGTGGATGTTGCTCTGGTGGGCACTTCTGGATGGGGTGCTGCTGCCCTTGTATTC TGGTGAACAAGACTcatgagcttctcgagaacCCCTCGAACCCTTCACCTAGCGGATGTGGCATGTGGGGATGTGCCTGGTGCGGCTTGAACTTTTGTGGCGGCTGGGGATGGAT TCTCGAATGCCTTCAGCGTGGAGAGGTCCGATCCAAGCATAGAATCGAGGGAAGCGGGTGCACCGACTGTCTTgtcgcctgctgctgcccttgCTGCGGTGTGATCCAGTCGCACAAGGAAGTGGAGAAGCGCAGGGACGCGATGCAGGGAGGTGTGCCGGACAAGATGGGCTATCAGGGACAGGCCCCCATGAGGGCTTGA